CGCGAGGCGATCTTGTTGAACAGGTCTTCGACATAAAAACGTTGCCACATCGGCCCGATCCGGGCGCTGTCTGCCTGTTGCTCCGCGGCGTTGCAGGTTCGTACTTGCAGGCCTGCAACACGAAAGGGCAGTACTTCGCGCAGTTTTACATCCATGGTCGGCGTTCCTTTATGGGGCGGTGAGGAAAAATATCCGCCGCAGTCTAGCGTCGGATAGACGCCGCCGACAGTCGCCGACACGGTCGCTGTATCGGTGGTCGACGCGTCTATTTGGACCCGGGTTGAAAAGTCAGCTGGCCGCACAGCGCCCTGGCCTGATAAAAACCTCGGGGCGCCCCGCCCAATCCTGCCGACGGAGAACCCTTTCACATGAGCCACTGGACCGATCGCCGCCTCCTCGACCTGCTGGACATCGAACTGCCCATCATCCAAGCCCCCATGGCGGGGGCCACCGACGCCGCCATGGTGATCGGCGCCAGTCGCGCCGGCGCCCTGGGCTCGCTGCCCTGCGCCATGCTCGGGCCGGAACAGATTCGCCTGGAGGTGCAGACCATCCGGGCCGCCTGCCGTCATCCGCTGAACCTGAACTTCTTCTGTCATTCGATGCCCGCCGTCGACCTCGAGCAGGAGGCACGCTGGAAAGACGCCCTGAAACCCTACTATCAGGAGCTGGGGGCGGATTTCGACGCCCCGACGCCGGTCAGCAACCGTGCGCCCTTCGATGAAACCAGTTGCCAACTGGTGGAAGAGCTGCGCCCCGAAGTGGTGAGTTTTCACTTCGGCCTGCCGGCACCGGCGCTCCTGGCGCGGGTCAAGGCCACGGGGGCCAAGGTGCTGTCTTCGGCCAGCACCGTGGACGAGGCGCTGTGGCTGGAAGCCCGCGGCTGCGACGCGATCATCGCCATGGGCTACGAAGCCGGCGGCCATCGGGCGATCTTCCTCAGCGATGACCTCAACACCCAGGTCGGCACCATGGCCCTGGTGCCGCAGATCGTCGATGCGGTGCAGGTGCCGGTGATTGCCGCCGGCGGTATCGGCGACGCTCGGGGTATCGTCGCCGCCCTGGCCCTGGGCGCCTCGGCGGTGCAACTGGGCACCGCCTACCTGTTCACCCCGGAAGCCAGGATCAGCGCCGCCCATCACCGGGCCCTGCGCACCGCCAAGGACAGTCAGACCGCCCTAACCAACCTGTTCACCGGCCGCCCGGCCCGCGGCATCGTCAACCGGGTGATGCGTGAGATCGGCCCCATCAGCCCGCTGGCTCCGGCCTTTCCCCGCGCTGGCGGCGCCTTGATGCCGCTCAAGGCCAAGGACGATGCGGACTTTGCCAATCTGTGGTCCGGCCAGGCCCTGCGCCTGGGCATCGAGCTGCCGGCCTACGAGTTGACCCTGCGCCTGGCCGAACGGACGCTGGCCCAGTTGAACAGACGCTGAGGAACAGGGCCGCGACGTCGATCGCGGCCCTGTGCATTGGGGGCAGGCTCACGGTTCCGCTTGCGGGCGATACGCTATATATTCCGCTATACAGCGCTTGACCTCGCCTGGCTGCACAGGCCCTGCAATCACCGCTTGCGCCCCGACTTCCTTCCCCCCAATGGAGCTGTTTGATGAACTTTCGCGCCTCAGGCTTTGCCCCGACCGGCCTTGCGGCCCTGCTCGCCGTCTTCGCTTTGAATTCGGCCCAGGCCGCTGAAGTCCAGGTGGCGGTGGCCGCCAACTTCACCGCGCCCATCCAGGCGATTGCCGCCGACTTCGAGAAGGACACCGGCCACAAGCTGGTGGCCGCCTACGGGGCCACCGGGCAGTTCTATACCCAGATCAAGAATGGCGCGCCCTTCGAAGTCTTTCTCTCCGCCGACGACAGCACCCCGCAGAAGCTCGAAAGCGAAGGCGATACCGTCAAGGGCTCGCGCTTCACCTATGCCATCGGCACCCTGGCCCTGTGGTCGGCCAAGGAAGGCTATGTCGACGGCAAGGGCCAGGTGCTCAAGGACAACCAGTACCAGCACCTGTCCATCGCCAATCCCAAGGCCGCGCCATACGGCCTGGCCGCTACCCAGGTCCTGGCCAAGCTGGGCCTGAGCGACAAGGTCAAGGGCAAGCTCGTCGAAGGCCAGAACATCACCCAGGCCTATCAGTTCGTCTCCACCGGCAACGCCGAATTGGGCTTTGTCGCCTTGTCCCAAATCTACAAGGACGGCAAAGTCAGCAGCGGTTCGGCCTGGATAGTGCCCGCCCAGATGCATGACCCGATCAAGCAGGATGCGGTGATCCTCAACAAGGGCAAGGACAATCCGGCCGCCCGGGCGCTG
This genomic stretch from Pseudomonas sp. Os17 harbors:
- a CDS encoding NAD(P)H-dependent flavin oxidoreductase: MSHWTDRRLLDLLDIELPIIQAPMAGATDAAMVIGASRAGALGSLPCAMLGPEQIRLEVQTIRAACRHPLNLNFFCHSMPAVDLEQEARWKDALKPYYQELGADFDAPTPVSNRAPFDETSCQLVEELRPEVVSFHFGLPAPALLARVKATGAKVLSSASTVDEALWLEARGCDAIIAMGYEAGGHRAIFLSDDLNTQVGTMALVPQIVDAVQVPVIAAGGIGDARGIVAALALGASAVQLGTAYLFTPEARISAAHHRALRTAKDSQTALTNLFTGRPARGIVNRVMREIGPISPLAPAFPRAGGALMPLKAKDDADFANLWSGQALRLGIELPAYELTLRLAERTLAQLNRR
- the modA gene encoding molybdate ABC transporter substrate-binding protein, which gives rise to MNFRASGFAPTGLAALLAVFALNSAQAAEVQVAVAANFTAPIQAIAADFEKDTGHKLVAAYGATGQFYTQIKNGAPFEVFLSADDSTPQKLESEGDTVKGSRFTYAIGTLALWSAKEGYVDGKGQVLKDNQYQHLSIANPKAAPYGLAATQVLAKLGLSDKVKGKLVEGQNITQAYQFVSTGNAELGFVALSQIYKDGKVSSGSAWIVPAQMHDPIKQDAVILNKGKDNPAARALVDYLKGPKAAAIIQSYGYQL